In Oncorhynchus masou masou isolate Uvic2021 chromosome 28, UVic_Omas_1.1, whole genome shotgun sequence, the DNA window CAACGCAGTCAGCCTGGAACGCTGCCATTATGTGGCCTGCCCACTCACTGACACCTGTTAATGTAACAAAGCAGATTATTATTATCACTCAGTTCTGCTTAGTACATGGTCAGAACTGTGTACAGGCTTGAGAGCGAAACTAAAAGTGAGTAGAAACATCCTCAAATGCATTACAAGCATGCAGGCCTTTTATTGTTTTTATTACAACACAATTATTCCTTTCTTTACCACATTGCTTTTTATGTAGTATGGTTTAAAGCTTTACAAAAAAACGAGAGAGAAaccaaaatatttacaaaaatctATCTGTGCAAACATGAattcttctttccctctcctaaAAGCATCTTAAAGGCATGCATACAAATCAACTTTGGTATGTCAACAAAAACGACTAAAGTTCTGATTAGAAGCGTTTATGTACACGTGGCAGAACAGTTCACCGACGACTTGTGTGTTTTAGTACGGTATACATTTAGACATCAATAAACATGAACTTAAGTGACCTCAGGTAAAGATGTGGAAGGGAAAGACTTGAGTCATCACACCTCGAGTGTGTCGTAAGAGTTCTCACTTGGTATGTCATGGTTACAGTAATACAGTCAGGAAATGTCATAACAACTTTGGCAAATAGGCACAATAACTACAGAAAGACAAACAAATATTTCATTAAACCTCCTTAAAATCCTTTTTTTTTTCTCCTAAAAATAAATTGGCAGTGCATGATATTCTTAACAAAATAGAAGCCAATGCAGTTTCACTGTAAACGTCTTTATACATACGGTACAGTATGCATTCATAAAAGGCATTTACTAGGGTTATGCTGAATGTTGGGCAACATACGAAATAATGTAAGAGCAAAATATACTATGGTTATCCAGTCTCTGGTTTTCAAAAATAAAACACAATATTTCACATGGTCATAGTGATTGTACATCAACTTCATATTTTTTTTCCCCATTCTGAGATACTGtaagaaaaatatattttcaatccCGTTTTTAGGAGCGAATTGAGAAAGCGAGAGCTTCCACATAACCTACGAAGCAGTAAAACCATATCACTTTTGTTTTTCTTTTTAAAACTATTTACTCAGTACTCTAATACGCCTTTTTAAAATCAGGGTTCAAGTTTAGCCAATGAGGGAAATGCAACTTAAAACCAAGTCAAAGCATCAGTGCGAGTATtcgtgtgtcaaatcaaatcaaaatatgaATGGGGGGGGGGAGTGCATCAATTACACTTTAACAATAAAGTACAAaccaataaacaacaacaaaaacatgaatAACGAGATTGAGAAGTAGCCCAAACGGGGCTACTGTATGGGAGCTAAGTGGAGTCCTTGGCTGCTGTGGCGGTTGGGATGCAGGATTTGCCGCTGCTGCCGTTCTGGGGCCTGTAGCTGGTGAAGCTGGGGGTGTGTATGGTGCGGATGCTCTTCACACCCGGGCCCAACGGGGTGGGcgacagaggggagggggaggaggaggaagaggagggtgctCGACCGTTTTGAGTCTGCGAGGAGAACGAAAGAGCTTTACCTGTGTGAGAGGGTGTGGGGAGTTTGAGGGAGGAACcgttagagagggaggggatgtggGAGAAAGTGGAGAGGGCCGAGCCAGGGTGGCGGGGGGCGTGAGGGGATGGGATGGAGGACTTGGTGGtgtggggggaggaagaggaggaggaaagggtaAGAGGGTTAGTAGCATCTGAGtttggagcagactgggaggtgcTGCCTTTACCAGAGCTAGGGTAAAAAGCTGGGATTTTAGAGGTAGGTACAGTAGGGGAAGTAGTTTTATGATCCCCCCCCGCTCTTTTAGCGCTTCCGTTAGCCTGCAAACAGAGATGCCAGAACAAACACTGGTTGTCAAAAAGGGAACGGGTGATTTAAGgtaacaaatgtaaaaaaaaaaaatgcaagaCAACATTGACTTCACATAAGTTATAGACATGAAACAATCACACAAACAAACCTATGACTACTAAGATTACTAATGGACACACAAAACGGCTCAAACTAGCTACAGTCTTTATGTTTACTGGGTTACTTGAGGCACCGTAACTAAGAAACACACTATTCATTAAAAAAGGCGAAAGAAAAGATTgaaaggatggaaggagggataaAGGGTTGGAGACAGGGGTGGGGGCATCTCTAGGTGCTGCCTGTGTGTTGGGAGTGATTGTCAAGCTTTCTGAGAAGTGGAGACAACAACTGAGAGGAGGGGCAAAAAATCCAGAGATGCATCTTGGTTGGGAGGAAAGGTAGAGCATGTTAGATAAAAAGGGGGAGAGATTTATTTGAGGGTGGAAAACATACAAGTGCATATCGGGAGCAGGAGGGGCGAATATTTGCATTGACTGCTAGTACCAAGGAAGAGAGCTGGGTGGTAGAGGAGCATCAAGAGACGGGAGGAAGGTGTAGCTTGGTGGAACCAGCCCTATCGTTGCGTTCACCATTCTGTTGAAGTTAAATATAAATGGTGAACGCAGAGATCCGGCTGGTTCCACCCGTGTCGGAGGGAGGGATATTAAAGTGTTCCTTTAGTAACTGTGCATTGTGAAAAGAAAGGAGCGTATCGGGTAGGCTGCTTGGGTTTAGTAGAGGTGCATTGAGGGTAGGAGGGAGCGCGGCTCATCGGAAGTATCAGTTTAGTAAAGCATCCTGGGGTTGGTTGGCCAACACTGTTTAGGAACTCGGCTGTGATGGAAACGGGATGGGATGGAGAACTCAGTCAATGACAGGGTATAtctgtctttgtctttctctttacattttttttcatgTCACCAACACAGCAAAAGCCGCCATGAGCAGTGTGGACCATGCACGAGCATACAGTACGATGATGTTATGGGGGTAACAGTCAAGAGTCAAACATGCCTTTCAGTCAGAGTAGATCAAGAGAAAACATCAACAGAAGCCAGAATGGCCACCTCAATCCCATTTAAACGAAACATTTAATCTCACAGCTTTGGTTGTTtaaatatcccccccccccctttttttagcACAGGCCTCTCGTTTTCTATGTCCTGTGTTCACTATACAGGTGTGTTCCCTCTAGTCCCTATGGTCTCTGGTAAAGCCCTATAGTAGAACTACCTGTCGAAACTGCCTCTGAGTGCTGTCCTGTAGCTTTTGCTGTTTTCCTGCTTTGTCAGTAGTAGTCCCTGGCGACTGCCTGGACTTCGCAGACAGGGGCACTGGCATCCGACTAGTAGGGGAAGCGACACTGGTTGCGTTCTGCAAGAGGATCCAAACGAAACAAAACAAGAAagaaaataaaagaaagaaaaaaagaaaaaaaaaacagaacaccATATTGGAGATATGAGAAACTGTTACAAACAAGGCACTGACAGGTCAGAAAACTGTTCATTCAAGATTACCCTCACAGTTAACCTTAATAACACCGGTAAGAGCACATGCACCCCCTGTACCGTAGTAGCCTATACCAAAACGTATAACCCTACAGTTCATGCAGTCCAAGAACAACCGCTTCAAGAAACCAAAAAAGACAGTGTAATCAACATTGAGTGTCATTGTGTGATTAAGAGTCTACTACTGGCTGAAGCCCCGGTTAGAGTTTGAGCAGCCAATTGaaggagagacatgagagacaggaggagggaccCATTGAAAATGCCACTCCCCAATCATGTTGGACCATGATCACACAGAGGGAGAAACCAACAGAGAAGggctctgacatttccaaaacacCTGGGGTGTGAGTTAATAAGTGGTTGGTTGGTAAACCCAGTGGTTAGGatggagtgaagggagggagggacgactAAAAAGAGGGCCCAAAGCCTCCCGATTGACAAGAGCTTAGAAAGAGACCTGTTGGCTGGTGACGGGGGTGACAGTGGCGGTAGGGATGACGGCTGGCCGGGGGAGGAGCTGAGGTTTGGTCTTCTTCCTCTGAGAGGAGGCCTTGCTGGGCTTGGGGACCTTGAGGAGTGAACTCTTGGAAGGGAGTGATAAGGACCTCTTCAGGCCTCCATTCTCCCCACTCAAGACACACCCAGCATGGGGCTCCACGCTGGCTGCACTCCTCACTGGTTTCTCCTGGTGGTGCGTTGCGGGGCCCATCTCACTGATGGTCGTCTCTAGCTGTTTGATGGTCTGCTCCAGGCTGTCCAGGGTCTTGTAGGTGCTCTTCCGGATCTTGTCCGTCCTGCCTTTGGAGTCCGAGTGCTCCCTCCTTACAACGGCTGCAGCTGGGGCCTTGGGCGTCTTGTTTGCTGGAGCAGCAGATGGTTTGGAGCGACTTTGGATCTCAAATCTCTTGGCCTCCTTGTGCTGTCGGACTGTGCCGTCCGACTCCTCCTCGTCCTCGTACACCACCACCTGCAGCGTCTTCTTGCCCGTCTTGGTGCCCGTGCGGATGGCCTGCGACAGAGCGGCCAGCTGCTTCTTGGGAAACTTGAACGTAAACTTCTTCTTCCCATCTGGCTTGCCATCACCGGACAACTCGGCGAGCTCCGAAGTCGAGGAGGAAGAGCGCGACAAGCTACTACTGGAAGAGCTAAGAGCACTGCTGGGGGACTTGACCTTTACCTGCAGTCCACCactgctcctctctgtctcctccatctcctcgtcctcctcctcgaTGCGCTCTGTGGCCAGCATGCTCTCCAGCTCCTCCTCGCACTCGAACACCGTGGACAGGCGCTTGTAGGCCGAGCGGATGTCCATGGGCTGGTCGAAGATGATGATGACCGGCTTCTTGTTGTTGAAGCCATTGTCCTGTGACCCGGCCGAGCCGCCCGGGGTGGTGTTGGTCATCTCCCGTTTCCCAGGTCCCCCACACACCGTCACGGTCTGGATGCCCCGTTTGGCGTTGACCAGCTCCTGGTACTCCCCACAGGACAGGGCCTGGACCTTGCTGTTGGTGATCATGAAGGCAATGTTGTCTGGGGGCGGAGGGGCTTCCTCACCAGGGAGGTCAGGGCTCAGGCTGGcctcctcatccacctcctcaTACCAGTGTCTGGGCTGATCAGTGGCCTCACTAAGAGCCTTCTCTGGGGGAGACACCACTGCTTTAGGAGCCTCTCTTATGGTGGTTGGTGGAGGGACTTCAGGCAATGCAGCGGGCAACACAACACTCTTACTGCGGGGAATGCTGGACTCTTGGacgactgaggagactgaggtcTCTATCCTCTTGACTGTGCTTATCTGAAGCTTATTTACAGTGGTGGTCGCTGTGTTTTCCAGAACCCCTTTCACCACTCCTGGGCTGGTCTTCAATGACTCTGAGGTCATCACCTGTTTCTGAGACAGAGGGCTGAGGCCATTCAAGAACAGAGGCTTGGGAGATACAGGTGGCCCTAACTGCTGGGGTTTCGGTTGAGGCTGCTGGCTTGGGGAATTGTCATGAGCATTCACATTTGACACCTGTGAGGGGGATAGTGTTGGGTTGCCTCTGTGTTCCGGAGCCTCCTCCATTGCGGCCGGGGGTGGCAACTGCTCTTTGGAGATCTGCCCAGTGACGTAGTATATGACCTGCATACGGcaaagaaaggaggagagaattTGTATTAAAAACCACAACACTCCATGCTAAAAGCTAAAACCACAACACTATATACCACATGACAAACCTATCAATATGggaacatactgtatatcatgaCATGTAAGGCATGCAAATGACTTCCATAAGGCCCATATCATATGCTGTAGAACCGGACATTTTGAAACATGTCAAGGCACGTTTGAAACTTTGCATGTCAAAAGACTATTCTTAGCTTAATAAAGAGATTGAGATTTTTTTTACTATTAAGTTTTAGCGGTCAAAATATGGTATTCGTACCCCTGGACTTTGACGAAGAGGGGTGGTGTTCCCGTTTTCATCCGCGTCGGGATGTTTATCCTCCCGAGTTTTCTCCGAGCTCTGCTAGGACAGTTTGTGAATTAAGGGACAGCATTATTGCGAAACTGCACTCTACGAATGCACCGTATGGCGCAACTGCACTCGAAAGCCTTGTTTCCATTGACATTTCAATTCAAGGCAGGTCTTAGTGGGCACAGATCGAATTTGGCCCTGATTTTAAAGTGCCAATTGAAACAAGGTTGAAGACACTGTGGATTGCACGGTACATTCACATAGGTATTTTACATCCACGGTCTTAACACTGCATTGGGCAACAACCCTCCTATAAGGCATCGTTTGAGTTGTGGTACTATGGTATGTGTTTCAAGATCGAGAAGATAAGAAGTAGATCCTGAAACGTCAGCATGATTCAGTCCCTTAGGTGTTTACAACGTGTTTGTTGACAAGTATTGTTAGATGCCTTATAGGAAAACTCATGCAGGCACAAGTGAATGGTTATGGTATGTTATGGATATTGGGAGTTGGAATGGAATGTAGTTCATGGATAAGGGAATGGattatgtaaaaaaacaaaactttTAAGGGACAATTTGGGATTCAAACAACAAAGTAGTCTATCCAAGAAGTCAAaaaaatggatgtaccaatcccagattgccccttttacTAAGGAATTAGAGTTAACTAACTACTATTCTAATCTGGAGTATAGACCGACACTCATTCTATCCACAGACTAGCTAATGTTCAgcgttgtatttttttttttatatatcctCACTGTTGTTGGTGCTACAAGAATGTTTTTTCAATCATTCCCATGTTGGTGAGTGGAATGACTGAAAATGCGTATGTGGGAATAATGTGATGAAATCCTGCTTGCTGATGTGGGCGCTGAACATTGGGTTTTCAAGGACGACATCAAATCTGACCAACGGAATAACTGGATCTCTCATACAGCCCATGTACGATATCTCGTGTGGCGAGGTTTCTGAGCGAGGAACATAAGATCCAGTGTacctcccaaatggtaccctgtagtgcactacttttcaccaaggcaaacagggctctggtccaacgtagtgcactatatagccaATAGGGTGCCATAAATGGGACACATCCACACTGTAGTTTACTGTGTGACTGTAATCTAAAACACAGGCTTTTCTCCTGTGGACAACAACCACAGTAGGCATATCTTTGGGTATTACAATGAATGAGCAGATCAAGTTACAGTTCTATAGAGGTTTAGTGAAGTAGTAAGGTATTGTTCCCAAGAAATAAAGCAAGTAAAGAAAAGGGGTCAAAGGTCAAAGTGACCAAAAGTAAACCAAGTCTGCAAAAACAAGTCTGTCACCTAGGTGTAAAGTAATAAAACCTCGTTCTCCTCAATAGCCAATCCAACTCAAAGTAATTTCGTATAGCAAAGTCTATaagcaaattattattattttgaataAAGGGCAGTTATTCCAAAGAAAACGGACAAGACCATTCGACTTTGTCTGGATTCAAGATAAAGGATTATTTTATTGGTTGGATCAGTCAAGGCAAACATAATGCAATCAAATACCAGTAGCAACAAGACCTCATTCATGTGTTGGATGCACACAAACGTTTCCAGACATTTTCTGCAGACTTAATCAGAGAAAAACAAGTCCAAGCCATGAGTTCCATTGAAATCAAAAAGGGACAAAGAGAACAAGTCAGAAACAGAAGGGATTTTGGGTAGTGGAGTTGTTACAGTACAGATCTCTTGGCTGAGGCAGAAGCAGGGAAGTGTTAAGAGAAGGTTAAGGCAGGTTAAGGCAATCGTTAGTCGGCGTCACGTAGTGGGCAGAAGCAGGCAGTTAGACGGACGGCTAAACGGCGCCACATCCTTTACCTTTTTCTCTTTGAGGGGCAATAAGGCCCCAGGTCTTAGCTCTCTGATCTGGGGCTCAACTCGAGCAGGGTGTGTCTCTAGCACACTACTTTTCACCCCTACATCCTTAACTGTGCACTTCTGGAACACCTGGGGATTGAAGATAGGTCAGGGGATTAGGGTTTAGGGCCCTGAGGTCTAGAACCTACCTATGCTTTACCTACCATATGTGAGATGATAGTCTGTTAGAAACATCTACGGTGCCAGGCAGTGAAGTGGAGAACATTCTTCTGCTTGGTGCCGGTCTGATACTACTCGGATACTATTAACCTAGTGCTGTGGTTACCGAATGGTTAAACTAGCTAAGGGGAAGACCATGGTTAATTCTGCTTTTGTAAATGACTGTGTCCATCCTCTGCCAAGTGAAGGTAACCCAGCCACCACAAAAAGAAGAGATAAGAGGACCCACTCCCACAGTCAAGCAGAGATACAGCACATTCAACCTCCTCACAACCATCATCAGTGTGTATGTGGATGTGTTTTCCGGTGGTTCTATGTGATCATTATTGTAtattataaactgtgtggtttgcgccctgaatgctgattggctcccagccgtggtatatcagaccgtataccacgggtatgacgaaacatgtctttttactgttctaGTTACAttggtaactagtttataatcgcaataaggcacctcggggggtttgtgatatatggccaatataccacggctaagggttgtgTCCAGGCACCCCACGTTGCGTCGGGCATTATTGCTTAagtatgacgtgtgtgtgtgtgtgtggcggtaaATGTACAGCAGCTGTTGGATGTACGGTGTGTTTCTCACCTGGAGCTCTGCCATAATTTTGtctccctcgtcctcctcctcctcgtggtTGGCTGAGGCAGCAatggggggaggggtggagggcttGGGCTTGGTCTCCGGCGGGACCTTGGTGGGTTTGGACTGGCTAGCTGGGGCTCGTGGTGGGACCTCAGCCTCATCTTCCTCCTGGGCGGACGGGAATGATTTTTAATATGACTCGAATACTAGCAGCAATACTGTTTACCACAAGAGTGGAACATGGGCCATTCCAATATCAATTATAAGGTTCTCAGATTGCTTGATCAACTGTCCTTAGACTTCATCCCCTCTCCCCATGTTGTTTACGGTCAGGTCTGACCCACCCAAGTAGAAACGATGTCTACGGTTTGCCATtcgctctggtccagggtgttacgtGTGGCTTACTGACGCTGAAGGCTCAGTGTCAGCAAGCCGAGTGTAACCCCCTGGATCAGAGCTAGTTGACCGCAGACTACCCTGCAGCCTAACTACACGGTAGACTGACCTGTCCCGAGGCAGACTCCTTCCTGCTGGTGTAAACCACCTCACCAGACCGTGTGGTGGTCATTCCAGAGCTGGAGGTGGGGAAGGTCTTTctgggtggtggagggggaggggacttGATGGCCTTCTCCAAGCTGACTTTGCCCACTTTGTCTGCAGCAGCGGTAGGCTTGGTGGTGGCGGGTTTCTCTAGCACcgacttggggagtttctcaggACCAGCAGGCTTGGCTATGGCTGGTTTCTCTGAGCTGAGCTGAGTCCCTTCTgtaataaacaaacacacacataaggTCAACAATGAGGGATACGTGACAACTACAAAGGGTCATTTTCCTGAAGAAAAATGGTTTACTTGCTTCGAAGAAACTGTCCAAAATATAAAAAAATTGTAGTAGTGGAATATAGTAGGAGCTGAAGCTGTATAAAAGACCCTTGCCTGGGGTTGGCTCCTCCAGGGCAGCAGAGGGTGCTGTAGAGGCATCCCCCTCACTCGGCACATCCAGACTGGGAATGCCCTTCATCATGTTGGCCTGGGCCTCATTTAGGATCCTCTCAAACTCCCTCCCATTGTACTGGCCCATGTTCTGCCTCCGTTCCTCCCACTCCTTCTCTGCCacctgtggagggagggagaggggggaggagtggggtgattgagagagagagagagagagagaggggagagggagggattgagagagagcgaggggggagagagagaggagacagcagtggaGGGAAGATAAATAATAACCCATAGGGGAAATTGTATATCATAGACTGAGGACTGAAGTGCAGTATGACGTCCATAGGGCTTACCTCTATAGACATGGCCCTGTTTTTGCTCTTGGTGTGAATCTCCTCGATTAAGAGGTTCCCTGTCCCGCTGCTGCCGTTATTGACCGGAGCCTGGGTCGCCAGCTCTAGGTGGGCAGCAGGGGTTTTCTTCTGCTGGGCAGGGCTTCCCCCTTGGCTGGAGGGGTTGGAGTTTGAGGCCGAGGCGGTGCCAGTGGAACCCTTGGCTGAGCTGGGGGAGTCCCGGCCCTGGCTGTGGGTGGGGGTCGTGGGTGGGCTGGGCTGGACCAGCAGGGCTGCAGACTGCTGGGACTGCTGCATGTGGACCGGAGCACTCTGGACGTGGTGGATGACCATGGGGGAGGAGGGCATGACCACCTCAGACCTGATGGAGGAGCTCTGGGGCTCGGGCAGGGCCGAGGGGGAAGCTGGAGGCTCCACTGGGGGGTCGGAGtccacggtggtggtggtggtgactgggctGCTCTCTGATGGGGTTGGTTTCACTGAGGCACACATAGCAGGGTCAGATCCCTTCAGCAGACCCTCTGTAGCACATCTGTAGGGcgtagagggcaggatagacttACTATGAGACTTATAAAATTCAGGTTACTTTCCCTAAATTAAATTCTGGTTGGAGGATTCTGTATTTTGTGCTTATTCCCTCCTGGAATATTCCAACCAGGATATCTGAAAATATATCCTCCCCCCAACAAAAACAAATGTTGGGAAAGTTTTGGAAAGTAAACTGACCACAAGCAGTCAAACACTGGTTAATCTAAACTGTATCCCACTAAGGTTAAGGttaaacacatactgtagctatgagGACATATGTCATGCTCCCATGAAAGCATGCTTCAAATCTCCTAACCTCCTGACCTTAGTGGGATACAGAACTTTGGAATTTGAAAGAACTGCTGCACCATCCAAGCTTCTTTAGCCTGAAAACACAATAAACCTCCCCAAGTGAATTTGGCCCAAACCCAGCATCAAAGTGAGTGTAATCATCTCTGAAGTGCGGGGAGAAAAATGCACCGACGGGACGAGGTAATGTAGATTAGTTTGGCTGCGTTGTGTGGTGCACCCTTGGAAAAAGTGTTGACGACCCACAAAGCAGAGTGTCTCTGACAGATGTTTATATGGAAATGGAATGCCGCAGGGAGCCGTGTTGCGCCCAAATTAATTAACTTATCGGTTCAATGGAGAGCTAAATTAAGATGGACGCCACCTCTGTCCATTCCTCATGACCCATCGGATGGGATCAGAGCCAACACCTCGCCAGCATAATCAACTGTTAGTGTCCCTTACACTATGGTCATGCTCCCCACTGTCTGACTTCTCTGAAAGCTTCTGTTTTCCATccactctcgctgtctctcttttAACCTCTCACTCCCTCACTTCCTCGATTtcctccattctcatcgacggggctgtagtggagcaggctgagagcttcaagttccttggcgtccacatcaccaacaatctaacatggtccaagcacaccaagacagtagtgaagagagcacaacaaaatctattccccatcatgagactgaaaagatttggcatgggtcctcagatcctcaaaaggctctacagctgcaccatcgagagcatcctgacaggttgcattactgcctggtatggcaactgctcggcctccgactgcaaggcactacagagggtagtgccgtacggcccagtacatcaccggggctaagcttcctgccacccaggacctctataccaggcggtgtcagaaaaaaaatggtcagactccagccacttgTTATGTTCATGTTTTAAGTATCcctatacgctgctgctactctctgttattatctatgcatcgtcactttaataactctacctacatgtacatattacctcgacaccggtgcccccgcacaatgacattgactctgaaccggtacaacctgtatatagccccactattgttatttactactgctctttaattatttgttattcttatcttttacttcttttctttttttcttcttttttttaaatacgtattttcttaaaactttgttgttggttaagggcttgtagtaagcatttcacctgttgtatgcGGTGCAAATTTAATTTGAAATTTAATTTGAGTCTCTACCCTTCTTTTGAAGTGGGCACTTGTACACTCCCTTTCATGGATTTAAAAAGAATGGACTGGTGTGAGGAATATGGTGAAGAGAACCCCCAGCCACGCTTGCAACAATAAAATGCTTTTAAATGCATGAGgggagtgaacaagtgcacactccCGGTCCCTCCCTGATTCATGTACCTCCTCAGGCTACTGAGTGTCTCTGTGAGGCTCTTGACTCGCTTCAGCATGCTGTCCAGTTTGTGGGGCTCCTCCTTGAGGAACTTCAcagcctccacctccaccctcagCACCGCACGCATCCTGGTCTGCAGTGCAGGAAACTCCCCTGAGAAAACACACAGGAAATACCATGTTTCAGATTTATATTTTCTATAAACTTCACCAACCATCATTGGAGGACAACTTCATTAGTGTGCTGCGTCAGCAGAACTCTACTGTTATTCAACATACCGTTTTCAAGCTTATTCTCTTTTTGGACACACTGTATTTTTCCAGTTGTAGCATTATGTTACCGAAAtgttattatactgaacaaaaatataaaggcaacatgttTGTGGCATTGTGgtgtatgacaaaactgcacattttagagtagtcttttattgtccccagcacaaggtgcacctgtgtaatgatcatgctgtttaatcagcttcttgatatgccacacctgtcaagtgggtggattatcttgacaaaggctAAACTTCACTAACAGTGATGTGGGACCCACACTTTACATATTGCATTTAGATTATTGTTCAGTATAAATTAATAAATTACATTATCGGACTTCTCGCCTGTAACTGAAAACCCTAGCACACAGAAACCTATGGAATCCATGGCAACGCATATAATCTAAGGTAATGTATGGGTCTTAAAAGTAGGTTATACTGTACTGCTGTCTTACCTTTGAGTCCTGCCAGAGATTCTCCCACTCTCCTGAGGCTAACGGCCCCCTCCTCCACATGTTTCAGTGTCACAGCTCTGTGAGCCCCCGCCGGGCCGGTCTCCCTCTTCAGAGTGTCCACATACAGCTCCagctccctacacacacagacagagaggacattcAAAACCACCAGCTCACCTCCATTCCTAATTGGCTTCATTTTTATcacccctcacctctccaccATGCTAACTGCTGCGCGGTGAGGTTTGTGCCATAAATGGTTGCCACACATTGGCGGTGGATGAAGTGGGTTTCCTTCTAACTAAGCTCTACATAAATC includes these proteins:
- the si:ch211-285f17.1 gene encoding sickle tail protein homolog isoform X7, whose translation is MSGHRVQFADQLPSTDRKASPNLHKQTKSNLKVTSPEESEPLSSRQGPPNGTPTRAQDPKGNGSRTVPRRHTLGGARSSQEILAMQPSDMDKKREAFLEHLKQKYPHHASAIMGHQERLREQVSDEQSRSPAHGPSSPIVGEQPEHLSLASLESLDTMSEADAPSAFTRGSRSRASLPVVRSTNQTRDRSLGVLYLQYGDETKQIRMPNEITSGDTIRALFVSAFPQQLTMKMLESPSVAVYVKDDMRNMYYELTDVRNITDHSCLKVYHKDPAQAFSHGPRPTNVDTRMHREMMYASRDGQHPPRHPPMGHPPHHPMQGSLSPTTAHSVPPSPSRIPFGPRPGSMPCSATMPRERISNATPPVRSVSPCPSAILERRDVKPDEDMGGKSHSLVRGGEGLYADPYLLHEGRMGHGPAHGGHPPPGDMVDHGSLAGYHRASIRSTGSYSGPSPTEAMEQPSLYRQKSRKYGDSQLPTLGSKTPPPSPHRMTEVRMIDIHGATPPHGSIPLERSSPVRQAFRKEEVVKSRSNMASPVVLDLQGHGPIPPANDPQTRKRMKAMEQQIASLTGLVQHALLKSPNTSGTNDSLSERPMKTSRQASPVHSAPSAGGSPVLAPKSTTPPSESGSTPILPGPTPFQTNLLQCKKNVSDLRLQLHQMRQLQLQNQEALRMQLKRAEQEISLKLAEAMRRLEDPVQRQKVLVEEDRHKYLGLEERVFNQLGELELYVDTLKRETGPAGAHRAVTLKHVEEGAVSLRRVGESLAGLKGEFPALQTRMRAVLRVEVEAVKFLKEEPHKLDSMLKRVKSLTETLSSLRRCATEGLLKGSDPAMCASVKPTPSESSPVTTTTTVDSDPPVEPPASPSALPEPQSSSIRSEVVMPSSPMVIHHVQSAPVHMQQSQQSAALLVQPSPPTTPTHSQGRDSPSSAKGSTGTASASNSNPSSQGGSPAQQKKTPAAHLELATQAPVNNGSSGTGNLLIEEIHTKSKNRAMSIEVAEKEWEERRQNMGQYNGREFERILNEAQANMMKGIPSLDVPSEGDASTAPSAALEEPTPEGTQLSSEKPAIAKPAGPEKLPKSVLEKPATTKPTAAADKVGKVSLEKAIKSPPPPPPRKTFPTSSSGMTTTRSGEVVYTSRKESASGQEEDEAEVPPRAPASQSKPTKVPPETKPKPSTPPPIAASANHEEEEDEGDKIMAELQVFQKCTVKDVGVKSSVLETHPARVEPQIRELRPGALLPLKEKKSSEKTREDKHPDADENGNTTPLRQSPGVIYYVTGQISKEQLPPPAAMEEAPEHRGNPTLSPSQVSNVNAHDNSPSQQPQPKPQQLGPPVSPKPLFLNGLSPLSQKQVMTSESLKTSPGVVKGVLENTATTTVNKLQISTVKRIETSVSSVVQESSIPRSKSVVLPAALPEVPPPTTIREAPKAVVSPPEKALSEATDQPRHWYEEVDEEASLSPDLPGEEAPPPPDNIAFMITNSKVQALSCGEYQELVNAKRGIQTVTVCGGPGKREMTNTTPGGSAGSQDNGFNNKKPVIIIFDQPMDIRSAYKRLSTVFECEEELESMLATERIEEEDEEMEETERSSGGLQVKVKSPSSALSSSSSSLSRSSSSTSELAELSGDGKPDGKKKFTFKFPKKQLAALSQAIRTGTKTGKKTLQVVVYEDEEESDGTVRQHKEAKRFEIQSRSKPSAAPANKTPKAPAAAVVRREHSDSKGRTDKIRKSTYKTLDSLEQTIKQLETTISEMGPATHHQEKPVRSAASVEPHAGCVLSGENGGLKRSLSLPSKSSLLKVPKPSKASSQRKKTKPQLLPRPAVIPTATVTPVTSQQNATSVASPTSRMPVPLSAKSRQSPGTTTDKAGKQQKLQDSTQRQFRQANGSAKRAGGDHKTTSPTVPTSKIPAFYPSSGKGSTSQSAPNSDATNPLTLSSSSSSPHTTKSSIPSPHAPRHPGSALSTFSHIPSLSNGSSLKLPTPSHTGKALSFSSQTQNGRAPSSSSSSPSPLSPTPLGPGVKSIRTIHTPSFTSYRPQNGSSGKSCIPTATAAKDST